A single Polynucleobacter acidiphobus DNA region contains:
- the glmS gene encoding glutamine--fructose-6-phosphate transaminase (isomerizing), translating into MCGIVGAVAKTNVVDTLIEGLRRLEYRGYDSCGFAVIDSQQAGHPIERARTTARVADLAKQAQDFCGQVGIAHTRWATHGRPDTHNAHPHISNGQIAVVHNGIIENYEVLRDQLKASGYVFESETDTEVIAHLVHQEFIKLGKPDLKRAVAQAIEQLRGAYAIAVIAQAEPHLLVGARAGSPLIIAIGDDGHYLSSDALALAGKAKTMAYLEEGDLVALTVNGFEVWDRTGQAMQREITPMPVQAQAVELGPYQHFMQKEIFEQARAVSDTIANIAELGPALFAANTQEWQEFDQVLILACGTSYYSACVAKYWFEDIAKIPTQVEIASEYRYRQSIPNPRTLIVVVSQSGETADTLAALRHAKQLGHPLSLSICNVASGAMVRETKWHFLTHAGTEVGVASTKAFTTQLVALYLLANTIAKRSGHLSPLAEKKVLEDLRHLPQAIHAVLALEPQIIAWSQAFANCQNALFLGRGLHFPIALEGALKLKEISYIHAEAYPAGELKHGPLALVTEAMPVVTVAPNDVLLEKLKSNMQEVKARGGRLYVFADQGTEIKSEEGIQVIRLPEHYGNLSPLLHVIPLQLLAYHTAVALGTDVDKPRNLAKSVTVE; encoded by the coding sequence ATGTGTGGAATCGTTGGAGCAGTTGCCAAAACAAATGTCGTCGATACCTTAATCGAGGGACTGCGACGCCTAGAGTATCGGGGTTATGATTCTTGCGGATTTGCCGTGATTGATAGTCAGCAAGCGGGTCATCCGATCGAGCGAGCCAGAACCACTGCCCGTGTGGCCGACTTGGCAAAGCAAGCCCAGGACTTTTGTGGTCAGGTTGGGATCGCGCATACGCGTTGGGCGACGCATGGCAGACCCGATACGCATAATGCACACCCCCATATTTCGAATGGGCAAATTGCGGTTGTGCATAACGGCATTATCGAAAACTATGAGGTACTACGCGATCAGTTAAAAGCATCTGGTTATGTGTTTGAATCAGAAACTGATACCGAGGTCATTGCTCATTTAGTTCATCAGGAATTTATTAAACTTGGCAAGCCAGATTTAAAGAGAGCAGTTGCACAAGCCATAGAACAATTAAGAGGTGCTTATGCGATTGCTGTGATTGCTCAAGCCGAGCCCCATCTCCTCGTGGGCGCTCGTGCCGGCTCACCCCTCATTATTGCAATCGGTGATGATGGCCACTATTTATCCTCAGATGCACTTGCATTAGCAGGTAAAGCCAAAACCATGGCTTATTTAGAAGAGGGCGATCTGGTTGCTTTGACTGTCAATGGGTTTGAGGTTTGGGATCGAACGGGTCAGGCGATGCAGCGGGAAATTACACCAATGCCTGTTCAAGCACAAGCAGTTGAATTAGGACCCTATCAGCACTTCATGCAAAAAGAGATATTTGAGCAAGCCCGTGCGGTCTCCGACACAATTGCCAATATCGCCGAACTTGGCCCGGCTTTGTTTGCTGCGAATACGCAAGAATGGCAGGAGTTTGATCAGGTATTGATTCTTGCTTGCGGGACAAGTTATTACTCAGCTTGTGTCGCTAAATATTGGTTTGAAGACATTGCAAAGATTCCAACGCAAGTTGAAATTGCTAGTGAATACCGGTATCGACAATCGATTCCAAATCCAAGAACTTTGATTGTGGTTGTCTCCCAATCTGGAGAAACGGCAGACACCTTGGCAGCCTTGCGTCATGCCAAACAGCTTGGTCATCCTCTTAGCTTGTCGATTTGTAATGTGGCATCGGGTGCGATGGTACGAGAAACCAAATGGCACTTTTTGACACACGCTGGCACTGAAGTTGGGGTAGCCTCTACCAAAGCGTTTACTACCCAATTAGTTGCCCTGTACTTATTGGCCAATACGATTGCCAAACGCTCGGGGCATTTATCACCCCTTGCTGAGAAAAAAGTACTCGAGGATTTACGCCATTTACCTCAAGCAATCCATGCCGTATTGGCACTAGAGCCACAAATTATTGCCTGGAGTCAAGCGTTCGCGAATTGTCAAAATGCGCTTTTCTTAGGGCGCGGCTTGCATTTCCCGATCGCTCTTGAGGGCGCCCTCAAGTTAAAAGAGATTTCTTACATTCATGCGGAAGCCTATCCGGCTGGCGAGTTAAAACATGGGCCGCTTGCTTTGGTGACTGAGGCGATGCCGGTTGTCACCGTAGCACCCAATGATGTATTGCTCGAAAAGCTGAAATCAAATATGCAAGAGGTCAAAGCCCGTGGCGGCCGCCTTTATGTCTTTGCTGATCAGGGTACGGAAATTAAAAGTGAAGAGGGTATCCAGGTGATTCGCTTACCAGAGCATTACGGTAATTTATCGCCGCTATTACACGTTATTCCGCTCCAGCTCTTGGCTTATCACACCGCAGTAGCCCTTGGTACGGATGTTGATAAACCCCGTAATTTAGCCAAAAGCGTTACGGTCGAGTAA
- the ttcA gene encoding tRNA 2-thiocytidine(32) synthetase TtcA has protein sequence MVDPRKQAFEENKLDKKLCRLVGQAIGDFGMIADGDKVMVCLSGGKDSYTLLDILLKLRERAPISFDLVAVNLDQKQPNFPSDTLPNYLRQLNIPFHIEEQDTYSIVKRVIPEGKTTCGLCSRLRRGILYRVADELGATKIALGHHRDDILETLLLNMFYGGKLKAMPPKLRSDDGRHLVIRPLAYVPEKLIERYAQSMEFPIIPCDLCGSQPNLQRAAMKKLLREWEKEFPGRIENLFRSLHHIVPSHLLDQDAFNFQNLSIHSDLTEFVKSYEGDRAIDEGVDVCAATEPSWSSLTWIHKD, from the coding sequence ATGGTAGACCCTCGCAAGCAAGCATTTGAAGAGAATAAGCTAGATAAAAAACTATGCCGCCTAGTTGGTCAGGCTATCGGCGATTTTGGCATGATTGCCGATGGCGATAAGGTGATGGTATGCCTTTCTGGTGGCAAGGATAGTTATACCTTGCTTGATATTTTATTGAAGTTGCGTGAGCGGGCACCAATTTCATTTGATCTGGTTGCTGTGAACTTAGATCAAAAACAGCCCAACTTTCCCAGTGACACACTGCCTAATTATTTACGCCAACTCAACATCCCTTTTCATATTGAAGAGCAAGACACCTATAGCATTGTGAAAAGGGTGATTCCTGAGGGCAAGACAACCTGCGGATTGTGTTCTCGTTTGCGACGCGGAATTTTGTATCGAGTGGCCGATGAGCTTGGGGCAACCAAGATTGCCTTGGGGCATCACCGAGACGACATCCTAGAAACATTACTGCTCAATATGTTTTATGGGGGCAAGCTAAAGGCAATGCCACCCAAATTACGCTCAGATGATGGGCGTCATTTGGTCATTCGGCCACTAGCCTATGTTCCTGAAAAGTTGATTGAGCGCTATGCGCAATCGATGGAGTTTCCAATTATTCCCTGTGATCTATGTGGTAGTCAGCCAAACCTGCAAAGGGCTGCTATGAAGAAATTACTCCGTGAATGGGAAAAGGAATTTCCCGGTCGGATCGAAAACCTGTTTCGTTCCCTGCATCACATCGTTCCATCCCACCTATTGGATCAAGATGCCTTTAATTTTCAGAATCTATCTATTCATTCGGATTTGACCGAGTTCGTTAAATCGTATGAGGGTGATCGTGCAATCGATGAGGGCGTTGATGTGTGTGCTGCAACGGAGCCTTCATGGTCTTCGCTGACCTGGATCCATAAAGATTAG
- the glmU gene encoding bifunctional UDP-N-acetylglucosamine diphosphorylase/glucosamine-1-phosphate N-acetyltransferase GlmU: MNIVILAAGQGKRMKSALPKVLQPLAGKPLLAHVLETALALAPKAEPIVVIGHGAQQVQAFLAHLANLDERFSKVKTVLQKEQKGTGHALLQALPKLNPGAPTLVLYGDVPLCSKETLNTLARLSDGAVGLLTHRMENPYGYGRIVRDVDNNVQAIVEEKDANPAIRSIQEINTGIMVLPTEQLGKWLKGIKAKNAQGEYYLTDVITMAVKAGVPVRSAQAADDYEILGVNNRAQLAELERVLQTQIANVLLENGVTLFDPDRIDVRGELRCGKDVWIDVGCVFEGIVTLADQVRIGPYCVIKDTHIAEGTAIEAFSHLDGAKIGPANRIGPYARIRPGAELASDVHIGNFVEVKNSKIASQSKANHLAYVGDSIVGSRVNIGAGTITCNYDGVNKHQTVIEDDVFIGSDTQLVAPVKVGKGATLGAGTTLTKDAPPGKLTVSRAKQISIEWQRPTKVKSVLPKAKKIARK; the protein is encoded by the coding sequence ATGAATATCGTCATCTTGGCTGCTGGGCAAGGCAAGCGCATGAAGTCCGCTTTGCCAAAGGTATTGCAGCCTCTAGCAGGCAAGCCTTTACTTGCGCATGTGCTTGAAACCGCATTAGCGCTTGCCCCTAAGGCCGAGCCGATTGTTGTGATCGGGCACGGTGCACAGCAGGTTCAAGCATTCTTAGCCCATTTGGCTAATTTAGATGAGCGCTTTAGTAAGGTAAAGACCGTTTTGCAAAAAGAGCAAAAAGGAACGGGTCATGCGCTATTACAGGCCTTACCAAAGCTAAATCCTGGGGCGCCCACGCTGGTCTTGTATGGTGATGTACCCCTGTGCTCCAAGGAAACCTTGAATACGTTAGCCCGCTTAAGTGATGGGGCGGTTGGTTTGCTAACCCATCGCATGGAAAATCCATATGGCTATGGCCGCATCGTGCGGGATGTTGACAACAATGTGCAAGCCATTGTTGAGGAGAAGGACGCCAATCCAGCCATTCGCTCGATTCAAGAAATTAATACCGGCATCATGGTTTTGCCCACCGAGCAATTGGGTAAGTGGCTAAAGGGGATTAAAGCTAAAAATGCGCAAGGTGAATATTACTTAACGGATGTGATCACCATGGCGGTTAAGGCCGGCGTGCCAGTGCGTTCTGCCCAAGCAGCCGATGATTATGAAATCCTAGGCGTCAATAATCGCGCACAATTAGCCGAGTTGGAGCGAGTCTTGCAAACTCAGATCGCGAACGTACTTTTAGAGAACGGCGTCACGCTTTTTGATCCCGATCGAATCGATGTTCGCGGTGAGCTGCGTTGTGGCAAGGATGTGTGGATTGACGTTGGTTGTGTTTTTGAGGGAATCGTAACCCTGGCCGATCAGGTTCGCATCGGACCCTATTGCGTCATTAAAGATACGCACATTGCTGAGGGTACTGCAATCGAAGCATTTAGCCATCTCGATGGGGCTAAGATTGGCCCCGCCAATCGAATTGGACCCTATGCACGGATACGGCCGGGCGCTGAATTGGCAAGTGATGTTCATATTGGTAATTTTGTAGAAGTTAAAAATAGCAAAATTGCATCACAGAGCAAAGCCAATCATTTAGCGTATGTGGGCGATTCGATCGTGGGGTCACGCGTCAATATTGGCGCAGGCACGATTACCTGCAATTACGATGGTGTCAATAAGCACCAAACAGTAATTGAAGACGATGTATTTATTGGTTCGGATACGCAGTTGGTTGCCCCCGTAAAGGTAGGCAAAGGCGCGACGCTCGGCGCAGGAACCACGCTTACCAAAGATGCACCTCCAGGCAAATTAACGGTATCAAGGGCAAAACAAATTTCGATTGAATGGCAACGGCCAACGAAAGTGAAAAGTGTGTTGCCAAAAGCAAAAAAGATCGCTCGAAAGTAA
- a CDS encoding efflux transporter outer membrane subunit, which translates to MKSLFDSQCSLCHFISLNPLKHGFGLLVCLGLTACAVGPDFKKPEAPKVATYTEKPVSSELATAPSVGGTKQSLDPAADIPAEWWSLYRSPELDALIKQALKRNPTLASADATLRAAQENANAAFGSLLFPSIGLGASATRQQITPSTFGLSSGNPNIFNLYNTSVSVNYNLDVFGGARRAVQSAQAQAEITGFQLEGAYLSLTANIVTTAIREAALRAQYQSNLEIYESQKNLADLISKQLEIGTASRVDLTSQVSLAASSQIDLLNIDKNLSFTRNQLAVYVGDFPGNAQLAKFDLAKLNLPERIPLSIPSDLVRQRPDIRAAEAYIKSTNALVGVATANLLPQISLSGAMGSQALTTGALFGPNAAIWSVAGGVFQPLFQGGALLAQRRGAIATYEAAVFQYQATVLNAFQEVANALQALESDALALRAASEAERNALEYLNLLEEQYKLGTGSYLAVLIAQRQYQQTKFRLIDVQASRFANTAALFAALGGGWWNRSGPAFQAQASEQVNSPKQSH; encoded by the coding sequence GTGAAGAGCCTTTTCGATTCTCAATGTTCTCTCTGTCATTTCATTTCGCTAAATCCACTTAAGCATGGTTTTGGTCTTTTGGTTTGCCTTGGCCTCACAGCCTGTGCCGTCGGCCCCGACTTTAAAAAGCCCGAAGCTCCAAAAGTTGCTACGTATACAGAAAAACCAGTTTCATCAGAGTTGGCAACAGCGCCGAGTGTCGGAGGAACGAAACAATCCTTAGATCCTGCCGCCGATATTCCCGCGGAGTGGTGGTCCCTATATCGTTCCCCTGAACTAGATGCGCTTATTAAGCAGGCTCTAAAACGCAACCCAACCCTAGCCTCAGCGGATGCAACCTTGCGTGCTGCCCAAGAGAATGCGAACGCAGCCTTTGGATCTTTATTGTTTCCAAGTATTGGTTTGGGGGCATCTGCAACGCGCCAACAAATTACTCCATCGACCTTTGGGCTGAGCTCAGGTAATCCAAACATATTCAATCTGTATAACACCTCGGTTTCCGTAAATTACAACTTGGATGTATTTGGAGGGGCGCGACGTGCTGTGCAAAGTGCTCAAGCGCAGGCTGAAATTACTGGATTTCAATTGGAGGGCGCTTATCTAAGTTTGACAGCAAACATTGTTACTACTGCGATTCGCGAGGCAGCACTTCGTGCTCAATATCAATCCAATTTAGAAATTTACGAGTCCCAGAAAAATCTGGCTGATTTAATTAGTAAGCAGTTAGAAATAGGAACAGCATCCCGCGTTGATCTAACTTCACAGGTTTCGCTTGCGGCTAGCTCACAAATTGATTTGTTGAATATTGATAAGAATCTTTCGTTCACCCGAAATCAATTGGCAGTTTATGTGGGCGATTTTCCTGGTAATGCACAGTTGGCTAAGTTTGATCTCGCTAAACTAAACCTACCAGAACGCATTCCACTTTCGATTCCATCGGATCTGGTTCGTCAACGCCCTGATATTCGTGCGGCCGAAGCATATATCAAGTCAACGAATGCACTGGTGGGCGTAGCAACTGCTAATCTTTTACCTCAAATTTCTTTAAGTGGTGCGATGGGTTCGCAGGCCTTAACGACTGGTGCCCTATTCGGACCAAATGCTGCCATTTGGTCTGTGGCTGGCGGGGTATTTCAGCCTTTGTTCCAGGGAGGTGCATTGCTAGCTCAACGACGTGGCGCTATTGCTACCTATGAGGCTGCGGTATTTCAGTATCAAGCGACTGTACTGAATGCATTTCAAGAAGTAGCAAATGCGCTGCAAGCTCTTGAGAGTGATGCGCTTGCGCTGCGGGCTGCTTCAGAGGCAGAGCGTAATGCTTTGGAGTACCTCAATTTATTAGAGGAACAATATAAACTCGGTACTGGTAGTTATCTCGCAGTATTAATTGCTCAGCGACAGTATCAGCAAACTAAATTCCGCTTGATTGATGTGCAAGCAAGTCGGTTTGCGAATACTGCCGCATTATTTGCTGCGCTGGGTGGTGGCTGGTGGAATCGCAGTGGCCCCGCTTTTCAGGCCCAGGCCAGTGAGCAAGTTAACTCGCCTAAACAAAGTCATTAA
- a CDS encoding efflux RND transporter permease subunit, with product MSQDFQRHQWTDLFIRRPVLAIVVSLLILLLGLKAVGSLPVNQYPQTQNAVVTITTTYFGADPETIAGFITQPLEGAIAQAQGIDYLSSISISGVSTITATLRLNYDANQALTQINTQISSVRNQLPPQAQQPILTVQVGQTTAAMYMGFYSDDIANNSITDYLLRVVKPKLDSINGVQNAEILGGRKFALRAWLDRDRMAGLGVAPDDVYAALAANNYLAPVGSTKGQMVSVDLVANTDLHSLDEFRKLIIKRNGADIVYLDQVATVTLGSEDYNNNVAFNGKQSVFIGIKVAPDANLLDVAKRVRDAFPDIQKQLPTGLNAKIVYDSTDFINTSIQEVVQTLLEALIIVTVVIYLFLGSYRAVAVPVLAMPLSLIGTFFMMQVLGYSINLLTLLALVLAIGLVVDDAIIVVENVDRHMKEGKSPLEASLIAARELGNPILAMTIVLIAVYIPIGFQGGLTGALFTEFAFTLAGAVAVSGVVALTLSPMMCSRLFSQEEEMSPFVKKIDRVFESVRHSYQNTLRDLLSTWQVIIVMGVLLLIGVVYLYATARSELAPTEDQGIVLVSAVGPPNSTVNQMQGYADQVFQIASKEPEYKQMFQITSPNSSFGGVIMKDWGERSRSASKFQEDLQNKWNSIAGTRIAAFQFPALPGAQGFPVQVVINTTEPYSNLNEVSQAVLDKARQSGMFFFVDSDLKIDKPQDVLQIDREKVAALGMTQRDVGNALSAALGGGFVNYFSVAGRSYRVIPQVKQADRLNPDQILDYYIKTPTGAMIQVRTIATIQSRVVPQSINRFQQLNSATISGVSTPFVSQEEVLDFLEQTIKEAAPSGYSIDYAGPSRQFKAESGGFLVTMMFAVLIVFLVLAAQFESFRDPLVILVSVPLALFGALIFINLGFTTLNVYTQVGLVTLMGLISKHGILMVEFANELQVAGRSKLEAIIEASSVRLRPILMTTAAMVLGVIPLVIASGAGAAGRQSMGIVIFTGLAIGTLFTLFVVPAMYLYIGADHQQKKFKQV from the coding sequence ATGAGTCAAGATTTTCAGCGCCATCAATGGACGGATTTATTTATTCGTCGCCCTGTCCTTGCAATCGTGGTGAGCTTGCTGATTTTGCTATTGGGTCTCAAAGCAGTTGGTTCATTGCCCGTTAATCAGTATCCCCAAACTCAAAATGCAGTAGTGACCATTACAACCACTTATTTTGGGGCGGATCCGGAGACAATCGCAGGATTTATTACCCAGCCTTTGGAAGGAGCCATTGCTCAAGCCCAGGGCATTGATTATTTATCCTCGATTAGCATTAGTGGCGTTTCCACGATTACTGCTACCCTGCGCCTAAATTACGATGCTAATCAGGCGCTTACTCAGATTAATACGCAAATTAGTTCGGTGCGTAATCAATTGCCGCCGCAAGCACAACAGCCGATTTTGACAGTACAAGTGGGTCAAACGACTGCGGCAATGTATATGGGTTTTTATAGCGACGACATCGCTAATAACAGCATTACTGATTATTTATTACGCGTCGTTAAGCCTAAGTTGGACTCAATTAACGGTGTGCAAAATGCCGAAATCTTAGGTGGTCGTAAATTTGCTCTTCGTGCCTGGCTCGATCGTGACCGAATGGCAGGCCTTGGTGTTGCTCCAGACGATGTATATGCAGCACTGGCCGCCAATAATTATTTAGCCCCCGTGGGAAGTACTAAGGGGCAAATGGTTTCGGTGGATTTAGTGGCCAATACTGACCTCCATTCTTTAGACGAATTCCGTAAATTAATTATTAAGCGCAATGGTGCAGACATTGTGTATTTAGACCAGGTTGCAACGGTCACTTTGGGTTCTGAAGATTACAACAACAATGTGGCATTTAATGGCAAGCAGTCAGTCTTTATTGGTATTAAGGTCGCACCCGATGCAAACCTATTGGATGTGGCTAAGCGGGTTCGGGATGCATTTCCCGATATTCAGAAGCAATTGCCAACTGGCTTAAATGCCAAGATTGTGTATGACTCGACTGATTTTATTAATACCTCCATTCAGGAAGTGGTCCAAACGCTGCTAGAGGCTTTAATTATTGTGACAGTCGTGATCTACCTATTTTTAGGTAGCTACCGTGCGGTTGCGGTACCCGTACTGGCCATGCCATTGTCATTGATTGGCACGTTTTTCATGATGCAAGTCCTTGGCTACTCAATCAACCTATTGACATTATTAGCCTTGGTGTTAGCGATTGGCTTGGTGGTGGACGACGCCATTATTGTGGTTGAAAACGTTGATCGCCACATGAAAGAAGGTAAGTCGCCGCTTGAGGCATCCCTGATTGCAGCGCGTGAGTTGGGTAATCCGATTCTGGCGATGACAATCGTATTGATCGCTGTTTATATCCCGATTGGATTTCAGGGGGGGTTAACGGGGGCCCTATTCACCGAGTTTGCATTTACCTTAGCGGGTGCGGTCGCAGTTTCTGGGGTGGTTGCATTAACGCTATCGCCGATGATGTGTTCACGACTATTTTCGCAAGAGGAAGAGATGTCTCCTTTTGTGAAGAAGATCGATCGAGTATTTGAGAGTGTGCGACATTCGTATCAGAATACTCTGCGAGATCTGTTATCAACCTGGCAGGTCATCATCGTGATGGGCGTGTTGTTGCTAATCGGTGTTGTGTATCTCTATGCGACCGCGCGCTCTGAACTTGCTCCCACTGAAGACCAGGGTATTGTTTTAGTTTCAGCGGTTGGACCACCCAATTCGACCGTAAATCAAATGCAAGGGTATGCCGATCAAGTTTTTCAGATTGCAAGTAAAGAGCCCGAATATAAACAAATGTTTCAGATCACCAGTCCAAATTCAAGTTTTGGTGGCGTGATTATGAAAGATTGGGGCGAGCGCAGTCGCAGTGCCAGTAAATTCCAAGAAGATCTGCAAAATAAATGGAATAGTATTGCGGGCACGCGCATTGCCGCATTCCAGTTTCCAGCGTTACCAGGTGCTCAGGGCTTTCCAGTTCAAGTGGTCATTAATACAACAGAGCCCTATTCCAATTTAAATGAGGTGTCGCAAGCGGTCCTCGATAAAGCCAGACAAAGCGGCATGTTCTTCTTCGTCGATTCAGATTTAAAGATCGATAAACCACAGGACGTATTGCAAATTGATCGTGAGAAAGTCGCTGCTTTAGGGATGACCCAGCGCGATGTGGGTAATGCCTTATCCGCTGCCCTGGGCGGCGGCTTTGTTAATTACTTCTCGGTTGCAGGCCGTTCCTATCGGGTCATTCCACAGGTGAAGCAGGCGGATCGTTTAAATCCTGATCAGATTTTGGACTACTACATTAAAACCCCGACGGGGGCGATGATTCAGGTGAGAACCATTGCGACGATACAAAGTCGCGTCGTACCCCAATCCATTAATCGTTTTCAGCAATTAAATTCAGCGACGATTAGTGGTGTCAGTACGCCATTTGTCTCGCAAGAGGAGGTCTTGGATTTTCTGGAGCAAACCATTAAAGAGGCTGCGCCATCTGGCTACTCGATTGATTACGCAGGGCCATCGCGTCAGTTTAAGGCCGAGTCGGGTGGATTTTTGGTGACAATGATGTTTGCCGTATTAATCGTCTTTTTGGTTCTTGCCGCTCAGTTTGAGAGCTTCCGTGATCCTTTGGTTATTCTGGTTTCGGTGCCGCTCGCATTATTTGGGGCATTAATCTTTATCAACCTTGGATTTACCACTTTAAACGTCTATACCCAGGTGGGATTAGTAACCTTAATGGGATTAATTAGTAAACACGGAATTCTGATGGTGGAGTTTGCCAATGAACTTCAAGTGGCAGGACGATCAAAGCTAGAAGCCATTATTGAGGCAAGTAGTGTACGTCTGCGCCCAATTTTGATGACGACCGCTGCGATGGTATTGGGCGTTATTCCACTCGTGATTGCCTCAGGCGCTGGGGCAGCCGGCCGTCAATCAATGGGAATTGTGATCTTTACTGGCCTTGCAATCGGCACACTATTTACTTTATTTGTGGTGCCAGCGATGTATCTCTACATCGGTGCCGATCACCAACAAAAGAAATTTAAGCAGGTTTAA
- a CDS encoding efflux RND transporter periplasmic adaptor subunit, giving the protein MPPLKRRMIVMLVGVFILLGLIFGFNQLKTFMFNQFMAGMGIPPATVTTTVIEKQEWQPRMNSVGNVRAFRGVDLSTEVGGLVVKVPVKSGVDVKEGSLLIKLNDSADVAQLNSLKAMADLAKVINERDKAQLAIQAISKNVYDTSTADMKAKQAQVEQQIALIAKKNLKAPFSGRVGIVTINPGQYVNPGDKLLTLQTIDPIFVDFTLPQSSAGIIEVGQTIELQTDAFKETPFVGKITAVSPKVELNTRNIQIEAQISNPDKKLLPGMFANVNINLGDKVELLTLPQTAVTYNPYGSTVFIAKKTNRLDKKGVPVLEAQQVFVTTGPTRGDQVAILKGLEPGMTVVTSGQLKLKNGTPLIVNNSVLPANSPDPKPQEQ; this is encoded by the coding sequence ATGCCCCCCTTGAAGCGTCGCATGATTGTGATGCTAGTTGGGGTATTTATTTTGTTAGGCCTAATTTTCGGATTTAACCAATTAAAAACATTTATGTTTAACCAGTTTATGGCTGGTATGGGAATTCCACCTGCAACGGTCACCACCACGGTTATTGAAAAACAAGAATGGCAACCCCGGATGAACAGTGTCGGTAATGTGCGCGCATTCCGAGGTGTTGATCTCAGTACCGAAGTTGGCGGATTGGTTGTCAAGGTTCCGGTGAAGTCTGGTGTGGATGTTAAAGAAGGTTCATTACTCATTAAGCTCAATGACTCCGCCGATGTCGCCCAACTGAACTCTTTAAAAGCCATGGCGGATTTAGCGAAGGTGATTAATGAGCGCGATAAGGCTCAATTAGCGATTCAGGCGATCAGCAAGAATGTCTATGACACCAGCACCGCGGATATGAAGGCAAAGCAAGCGCAGGTAGAACAGCAAATTGCTTTGATTGCTAAAAAGAATCTCAAGGCTCCATTTAGCGGTCGGGTTGGCATCGTCACAATTAATCCTGGACAGTACGTCAATCCTGGTGACAAGCTATTAACCTTGCAGACCATTGATCCTATTTTTGTGGATTTCACCTTGCCGCAAAGCTCGGCTGGGATTATCGAGGTGGGTCAAACCATTGAGTTGCAGACTGATGCATTTAAAGAAACGCCATTTGTCGGAAAGATTACGGCCGTCAGTCCTAAGGTTGAGCTTAATACCCGTAATATTCAGATTGAGGCTCAAATTAGCAATCCAGATAAGAAGCTCTTGCCTGGGATGTTTGCGAACGTCAATATTAATTTGGGCGATAAGGTTGAGTTACTGACCCTGCCTCAAACCGCTGTTACTTACAATCCGTATGGCAGCACCGTATTTATTGCCAAGAAAACCAATCGCTTGGATAAAAAAGGCGTGCCTGTGCTTGAGGCGCAGCAAGTGTTTGTCACGACTGGACCCACCCGGGGTGACCAGGTTGCCATTCTCAAAGGTTTAGAGCCTGGTATGACGGTTGTCACTAGTGGGCAATTGAAATTGAAGAATGGCACCCCCTTAATCGTGAATAACAGTGTCTTGCCAGCCAATTCACCGGATCCAAAACCACAAGAGCAATGA
- a CDS encoding dihydroneopterin aldolase, with protein MHSLLSHPSLIHCRRLFLKDYEVYINIGVHDFEKRAEQRVIFNVEIYVPLELNTPKQDRLEEVLDYDFIRKTIAERVKRGHIHLQETLCDEIVAAILEHPNVMAVRVSTAKPDVYPDCEAVGVEVFKMKQS; from the coding sequence ATGCACTCCTTACTATCTCATCCAAGTCTGATTCATTGTCGACGCCTCTTTTTGAAAGATTACGAGGTTTATATCAATATTGGTGTACATGATTTTGAGAAGCGCGCTGAGCAGAGGGTGATCTTTAATGTCGAGATTTATGTTCCCTTAGAGCTAAATACCCCGAAGCAAGATCGCTTAGAAGAGGTACTTGATTACGATTTCATTCGCAAAACCATTGCAGAGCGCGTTAAGCGCGGCCATATTCATTTACAAGAAACCCTCTGCGATGAAATCGTGGCAGCAATTCTTGAGCATCCGAATGTGATGGCAGTTCGAGTGAGTACTGCAAAGCCCGATGTCTATCCGGATTGTGAGGCGGTCGGCGTTGAAGTCTTTAAGATGAAGCAATCGTAA